AAAATGGAAGTTGCTTATTAAGTCACAAAAGTTTTTTTAAGTTGATACTTTGTGCATATAAAGTTCACATAAGCTTGTGAAAATTTTCAATTTCAAAGATAAAGTAATTACCCCTGTGAGAATTCCCCTCCTCCGGATGGGTGGCGAAAATTCAGAGAATTTTTGACGGGTGGTTTCAACAAACATAAAAAGAGCTCTGAAATTTCAGAGCTCTTTTATTATAAAGATATCACAATCTTATTTTATTCCTCTTACTCTGGTAGGGAAAGTATACACAGATTTTGAAGCAGTAATGAAGAGTATGTTATTATTTTTCCCACCGAAAGCGACATTGGAAGTCCATTTTTCAGGGATAGAAATATGATAAATCTTCTTTCCTAAACGGCTGAAAACATGAACGCCATCTCCTGTCAGATAAAGATTCCCGTGTTTATCCAGCTCCATTCCGTCTGATCCCATTTCACAGAACAGTTTTTTCTCAGACAATTTCCCTTCACCTAGAATATCATACACATAAGTTTTCCCGGCATCAATATCAGAAATATACAATTTCTTTAATTTTTCACTTCCTACAATTCCGTTAGGTTGTGTGAAAGTATCCAGCTTAGTAACTTTTCCTGTTTTATCTCTGTAATAAAGGCTTTTATGCTGAATTTCCTGCTTAAACCCTGTCCAATAGTCTCTTTCGTACAAAGGATCGGTAAAGTACATTCCTCCCAATTCATCATTCCAGACATCATTGGGGCCGTTCAGTCTTTTTCCTTCAAACCCTTTAAGCAGCACCTCTACTTTTTTATCTTTTGAAATTTTCCAGATTTCCCCCTGATCATCAGAACAGGTAATCAAATATCCGTCTTTGTCAAAGTGGGTTCCGTTTGCTCTTCCTGTTTTATCTAAGAATTCTATCACCTGATTACTTTTCCAGTCCCAGTAATAGATCTTATCATTAGGCTGATCGGTAAAGTAAACATTTCCCTCTTTATCTGCTGATGGTCCTTCGGTGAAACTGAACTTATCGGAAACCATTTCCGGCTGTACTCCTTCATAAAACATTTTACTATAATTTACTGATTGGCAGTTTACCAATGCGAAAACCAAACCAATCATACTTATTTTAAAGATATTCTTCATGCTTTATTTTTAAGACTGCAATTTACGATATGATCAAAAGGTTTCAAAATATTTTCTCACTTTGATACAATAAAAATCACAAATACAAAATGTCCCAATTGTCCTATTTTTGAAGTAGATCCTATTAGTAATAAAAAGATATATTCCGGAGCTTTGCAGTAAGAGAATCGATCACTTTTTACAGGGAAATAATCAATGGAAAATAAGGTCGATCAGGATGAAAATTGTACCAAAATACTTTATAGCATACAACAATGAGCGCAGAGTCTAACAATATCAAGTCTTTGGAAATTGAAAATGAAGATTTCAGAAATTCAGTGGGAACTATGGATGAATCCGGAAAAAGAAAGTGGATTTTTCCCAGAAAGCCCAAAGGAAAATATACCAATTACAGGAATTACACCAGCTATCTTCTTCTTGCTTTATTTTTCGGGTTGCCATTTGTAAAGATTAACAATAATCCTTTTCTTCTCATTAATGTCATCGACAGAAAGTTTTTTATCCTTGGACAGCCTTTCTACCTGCAGGACTTTTTTATTCTTGCTTTGGGAGCGGTAACTTCTGTGATTTTTGTGATGTTATTTACGGTTGTTTTCGGAAGAATATTTTGTGGGTGGCTGTGTCCCCAGACTCTTTTTATGGAAATGGTTTTCCGTAAAATCGAATACTGGATCGAAGGTGACCGAAATAAACAGATGAAGCTCGACAGACAGGAATGGGATGCTGAAAAAATCCGAAAAAGAGTGACGAAATGGTCCGCATTTATTTTTATTTCCCTACTCTGCTCTACTTTCATGTTCATGTATATTGTAGGCTATGAACAGGTTTTCCAGATTATGCTGGAAGGACCTTCAGAACATCCATTAAAGTTTATTACGATGATCTTTTTCACGATGACATTCTATTTTGTTTTTGCATGGCTTCGTGAACAGGTTTGTACCCTGGTTTGTCCTTACGGAAGACTGCAAGGGGTATTGATTGACAAACAGACCATCAATGTATATTACGATTTTAAAAGAGGTGAAGGCCGTGCAAAATGGAGAAATAACGAAGACCGAAAAGCAGCAGGAAAAGGAGACTGTATCGACTGTAACCAATGTGTTGTGGTATGTCCTACGGGAATTGATATCAGAAACGGACAGCAATTGGAATGTGTAAACTGTACAGCATGTATCGATGCCTGTGATGAAGTGATGGAAAAGGTAGGCCTGCCTAAAGGATTGGTACGCTATGCCACAGAAGATGAGATTGAAAATCAGGATAAATTCCGATTCACTCCAAGAATGAAAGCCACCACCGTTATTTTAGCGCTGCTTATCGGATTCCTTGGGTTTTTGATGTACGACCGTGGTTCCATGGAAGCCAAATTCATTAAGCCGGCAGGTTCTACGTTTTTCATTAAAAATGGTAAAATCACCAATACTTTTATTTATACCCTTCTGAATAAATCAAATGAAAAAAAGACGCTTACCATCAAAGTTATCACTCCAAACCATGCAGAAATCACTTACTTCGGTTCTGAAAAAATCATTTTGAAAGGAGATCAGATCCTGAAAGGAAACATCAACATTTCCTTCCCTGAAGAAGAAATTAAGTTCTCAAAACAAAATATGGTCATCGGAGTTTTTGATGAAAAAGGGAAACTGATAGATTCGTTTGAAACAACGTTTGAAGGACCATTTAAATTAGCTTTATAGGTGGCAGATGACAGGTGGCAGGTGATAGGTGTTAGGTTGCAGGGATTAGGGATACTACTCAACAAATAGCAATGGTGAATTTTGCTTCGCAAGTGAATCGTGAATTTGGATGGGAAGTCAATAAACAAGATAATGATCGTCTAAACAGAAGAAGTACCCCGTAACTCGCAACAAACACAACCAGCAACAAACACAACCAGCAACTTTAAACATTAAACTCATTAAGCCTTATATTTCCTCATGAACTGAGTAGGAGTCATTCCGGAGCTTTTCCGGAATACTCTTACAAAGTAGGAATATTCTTCGTATCCTAATCGAAAAGCTATTTCCACCAGACTTTCGTCCAGGTACATCAACATTCTTTTAGCCTCCAGTACTACCCTTTCTGTAATCACATCCGTGGCTGTTTTTTGAACAACAGTCTGGGCAATTCTATTCAGATGCTTGGAGGAAATCCCTAATAAAGAGGCATAATGAGTAATTGATTTATGTTTGGTAAAATTTTGTTCCATCAGATTCTCAAAATCCTGATAATGTTTAAAATAAGAGAGTCCGGCAGCTGATGCCAGTGTATCAAAGTCTTTTGAAAACAACCGGGCAGCATGAATGAAAATCTGGGACATCAATGACAAAATAAGGCCTTCTTTCATTATATTTTTAGCCTGATGTTCTTTTCCCAGTTCCTGAAATAAACTGCTGTTTTTCTTCAATTCCAGAGCATCCAACTGAAGTTTTCTTGGAAAAGATACAGATCCGAAAAAGGGAAAGTTTCTGAGTTTCTGATTTACATAATGCATTTCGTAAAACTCCTGAGAACAAAAGAAAATATAGCCATCAATATCCTCCGAAAGTTCCCAGCTGTGAATCTGCCCCGGTGAGAGAAAGAAAAGACTGCCCTCCGAAACTTCATATTTCTGAAAATCAATTTCATGTACTCCTGATCCTTTGGTAAAAAGAACAGCAGCATAAAAATCATGTCTGTGTGGTTTTTCAATATGGCGATGTCCCACCACCAAATGATTCTTCATCGTGTTAAAATAAAAATCTGAAGTATTTTTACCCGCCTGGAAAAGATCGATATGAAGAACGGAGATCGGATTCATTATTATATAGCTATCGTAAGAATTCACAAATTTAGATAAAAAAGAACTGGCATATGGTGGTTCTTCCTATCTGTTAACACAAATACCTGTTATTTTATAACAATTTCACTCCTATAAATTTTCTTTGAAACAAAGTCTGAATGCACTTTTTACAATATATTTTGGATGAAACTTTAAAAAATTTTTATCTTTGAAGTTTAGGAGTAGTAAAATGAAAATAAATTTACCTGATAAGCTGTATTATTCTATAGGAGAAGTTGCGAAAGCATTTGATGTAAACACTTCATTAATACGTTACTGGGAACAGGAATTTCCTATTATCAAGCCTAAAAAAAACAGAAAAGGAAACCGATATTTCACTCCTGAAGACATCAAAAACCTTCAGATGATCTACCATCTGGTAAAAGAAAAAGGATATACCCTGGATGGAGCCCGTATCGCCTTAACCACAAACAGTAAAATTTCCGAAACCATCACCCTGATTGACCGCCTGGAATTCGTAAAAGCCGAATTGATTAAGCTGAAAGAATCTTTGGGAGAAAGGGATGGTGAATAAATTTCTTTGAACACACAATAACCTCCGCTGCAATGAATTGCAGCGGAGGTTTTATTTACATTCTATCAGGAATACGATCACCAGCTATTTTCACAACGTACTATACCCCCTTACCTAACCCCCTCTACCCCCTTGGGTAAGGGGGTATACCCAGTTGCATAAGGGGCTGAAGGGAGTTGCATAACGGTCTCTAACCCCTTTGATAAAGGGTATAGAGGCTTATGGAAGGGGCTAGAGACCGTTGACTAAGAGGCCGGAGCGACTTCTGAACTGGCTAGAGACCCTTGATAAAGTGGGTGGAGAGGCTTGTTAAAGTGGTGAGAGGGACTTATCTAAGGGGCTGGAGGGTGTTTATAAGTGGTTCACAGCAGTACAAGGGCTTTTCCTGCTTGTGGACATGAGAGAGACGCTCGTGCTCGCGCCAGCGGGAGGATTGACTAAGAATCAATCTCTTTTTAGTATTTATTTAGTTTATCAAAATATTTTTACTCATAGTTTTTTTTACTTGGATTTAAAAACCACCTTCCTTCTTTTTTATATAACATAATATTACAGATTAATATTTTAGTAAAAAAAGCTGGGTAATGAGAGTCTATTTTTAATAAAACTTTAAATCCATCTATTTTCTGAATACATATAATATTAGTTTTAGGATGAGCACCTTCTTTTTTATAATTAAACTTTTCATAATCATTACAAAGCTCATAAAAATCATTCGGATAAATCTCATTATAATTATTATTAATAATGGAAATAACTCTATCTGAAGTTACAAGTAAATAAGAATCATATAAATCACATTCTAATATTGGTAATTCATTTGATAATAAAGATGCCTTCGTTGGGACATAATTCTCCTCTAAAAATATTGTATGCATTTTATCATTAAATGTTGTCCAATCCTCAGGTTTTTTATCAACACATCTAAGTGTAATTTCTAAAACCTCTTTTTTAAATTCTTTTGTTTTCATAATTAATATAAAACTTTATCCCAAAAAACTGTATTCCATTGCTGGCGCGAGTGTCCCGCCCGTGTCCATAAACAAAATCATGAAGTTTATATATAGTTATTCTGAAAATTCAACCATAGATTGAAGCAAAGCTGGTTGCCATCCAAAGTTTAAAAGTAGTAAAACTTATAGTATAAACAAAACCACCGCAATTGCAGTGGTTTTGTTTTATTTGTGTGCATGAGCGACACGCTCGCGCCAGCAGGGGATTAATTTGTATAAATTGGCTCTCTATTAGTATATAAAGCATCAATAATGCCATCTCTTAGTTCAATGAAAAGAATACTATACTTTTCATTAATATTTAATTTATACTTTTTCCCACTATATTTTATCTCAATATGCTTTATATCTTTATTTAATGCAAATTCTAAAACTTTTGAGTTTCCACTTGTCCTTGTAGTAATGCTCTTATTGATTTTAGAATCTTGAAAAATCAATATACTATTATCAGTTTTAATTGATATTTTCTCATTATAAATATCATTATCATACAATTGGATCATCAACCTATCTTTTCTAATTGTTTTCTCATTATCCATTGATTCTGTGTAATGGATTTCAGGAACAGAAAAACAATTACAAAAAACTAGTAATACACATACTAACAAAGCATTATTTACTTTTTTCATCTGGAATATTTTGGATTATTATATCTCTTTGTTTTACATTTATAACATTCCAATTCTTGGATCGTACATAACTTTTACTTCTTTTTGAATTGGATTATCACTATCTGTATTGTGCCTTAAACCAAAAAAAAATATGTCCAGCTTCATGAGCAGTTGCTTCCCGTGCTGGCGAGAGCGTCTCGCTCGTGTCCATAAACAAAATCATTAAGCTTATATATAACTTTTCTGAAAATTCAACCATAGATTGAAGCAAAGCTGGTTGCCATCCAAAGTTTAAAAGTAGTAAAACTTATAGTATAAACAAACCCTTGCATTCTGCAAGGGTTGTTATTTATTCTAGCGTGGACAGGAGCGACATGCGCTCGCGCCAGCAGAGGGAGAATAGTCTATTTTTATTCATCCACTATTTCTCCATTAAGTTTAAATTTAATATTAAAAACATTTTCTCGAAGATAGGTAACCTTTTTAATTCCTTTTTCAGTTCCTAATTTTTTTAATATATCTTCTCCTTTCTCTGCAAATGAAAAATATTCATCAGAGTAAAAATAAAGAGGTATTAATTTCTCTTGTAGAAATACCGCTCTATTTGTATGTTCTTTCCAAAAATTTTTTGGAGAATTATTATTACTTAAATACAAGATATATGTATCTGTATTTTCTTTATCTAAAACCATATATATATCATTGTTATTGCCACTTTTCTGTATTTCTTTAATAAGAATTTCATTGACAGAAGAAGGTAAAAAATATACTATATCCGAAAATGATCTCTGTGGATAGCAACTAAACAGACACAAATTAAATATTAGTAATAAAATATATTTTTTCATTATGGATATTTTTGCTTATTAATAAATTGATTCAAAACTTCTTGCTCCTTGCTGGCGCGAGCATCCAGCTCGTATCCATAAACAAAATCATGAAGTTTATATATAGATATTCTGAAAATTCAACCATAGATTGAAGCAAAGCTGGTTGTTATCCAAAGTTTAAAAGTAGTGAAACTTATAGTATATAAACAACCCTTGCAAGAATGCAAGGGCCGTTATTTTTTTCTGTGGACACGAGTGACATGCTTCCGCCAGCAAGGGGTAATATGCTAAGAAAAATATTTACTCAAACTTAATATTTAGATTTCCAATACAGTCCATAAATTTTTTTTGATTTTCTTTTTTAAAATAAGGAATATCTTTTACACCATCTTTAATATCATTATAATTTATCTTGACAGCTCCGTAGCTATTAAATTGCTTACCAAGCATGTAATAATTTTTGGTAAAAACAATTGGTTTTGGGGTAAGCTCATCAACTTCCAAACATTTTTTCAATTCATCTATCTTATTTTCTATTACTAACTGATATCTATAATATTCATTCAAATTGTTCTTTTTAAAGTCTTCTATTGATTTCTTTTTCGTATAAAATATAAAATTGCCATATTTTACTTTTTTGTACGAAAGACTGTCAATTCTCAATTTGTAAGGGCTGATTGTTATTTCACAAACATCTTTATTATCGAAAATAATAATCCCATCATAAAATCCATCTTCATAATGAAATCCGTCTTCAATATAAATACGTGAATATTTTTTTTCAGGATTTATATTACAAGATTCTATTCCTAACAATCTAAATTTTGTTAAAGCATTTTTCATTCCCTCATTTTCTTGGGGACTTAAATAAGAACTATTAAAAGAAACATCGTTATTATTGAGTAAATTTTGATTTATTTCTTTTAACGAGCTTTTACTTTGTGATAAACAGCTAGTAAATAGCATTATGTACAATAAAATATAGTTTTTCATTGGTTATTATTTATATGAATGTGATGTATTTTTAACATCATGCTTGCACCAGCGAGGAGAAGATTTGAAAATATACTATGGACTTTTATTACAGTCACTCTCCATAAAAATCTGAGCCCTATTAAAGTCTGGAATGAATTTCTTATCTACAAAATAGAGCATTCTTTCATCAATAGTTGATTGCCTGCCTTTCTTTAAATTAGATATATCTTGATTTGTCTTCTCAAAAAAAGAATCGAAAAAATTAATAATCTGCTTATCTTTTTCATGATTCAAATCAAAGATTATTAAAGAGCCTTTATAATTATAAGTCTTAATCCTGTTAGAGAGATTATCATTGTAATTCATTTTTGCAAAGCCGAAAAGATATTGATTATTACATTTTTTAATTAAGCTAATTTCAAAAAAGGCAAACTCCTTTTCAGTAATTATTTTTTCAATGTAATTATAAAACTCCTTCTTTTCGCGAGTCTGAGCAGAACATCCAAAATTCAATAAAAAAACAGATACTAAGAGAATTCTTTTAATCTTTTTTAAATTTTCCTTCATAAGCCTTAATTATTTGAGAGCTATTATATAAATCATTAAGTTTATATATAACTATTCTGAAAATTCAACCACAGATTGAAGCAAAGCTGGTTGCCATCCAAAGTTTAAAAGTAGTGAAACTTATAGTATATAAACAACCCCTGCATTCTTGCAAGGGTTGTTATTTATTCTAGAGTGGACACGAGTAGTATGGTTGTGCCAGCTGGGGAGAATTAATCTATATAATCTTTTGAAAATTTTATTTTTTGCTTTTCCAAAAGTTTTTTTATAATATATGCTTTTTCTTGTGGTAAAATCTCAATAATTTCATTTTGACAATTAAAAATAATATTCCAATAATCTGTATTATAAGAAAACGGAATCTTTCCTAAATTGAAATTTTCATATTGTACTTCCATATTTTTAAATGTTAATTGTAATATATCTGTTCTATTTAATGATTCGTCAAAAATCATTTTATAGCCCTTAATAGAATATACTTTACTATAATTAAAATTTAAAAGTAGTTGAGGATTTATAAAATAAAAACTTACACTAAGATCTTTATTATTAATGGTATTTGCACCAATTAATAATATGTTTTTTTTGCTATCAATTATAGTTTTTTCATTTTTATATTTAATATAACTCTCAATCAATGGTATTATTGCAGCATTATTATTTTTACAATCTTGACTTTTACAAGATATTGCAAATAATAAGAATAAGAAATATCCTGCTAAATGTAATTTGTTCATAGTTCCATTATTTATTTTGTCCAACGTATGTAGCATTTGTATTATCATATTTTATATATCCTTTACCAGATGATGGATATTTCCATGATGAATAAACGTGTAGGCTCTTAAATACACCTCCTTGAGCCGCCATCCTTACATCTCCTCCATCGCCAGCTATCCTATAAAATGTTGGTTTATTACCATTAAATCGACCAGTACTAAACCCGCTTGGTGCAATATTAGCATTTAAAGGGTGTGAGTGATCATAATCAATACTGTTAACCTGATCAACAATATGAAATGAATTTCCACCTAAATTTAAATGTGATACAACAAAATAAGAACTAACACTTTCGTTTTGTGAGTGATTTGTTCCTACTATATTTGAAGAAAAACCATCTGAAAAGGAAAATCTATCTCGAGCAAATTCTACATTTGTATTTGCACCAGCAAACTCGAAAAATTGTTTTGCAGCAGTATCATCGTTTATTTGTAAATATGTATAACTCGTTCCTCCCGCTATTTCATCATGCCCCGGAGTTTCAAAGGCTAATGTTTTTTCCACACCTATTTGTGAATCTCCTGTAGGGTTTTTCTCTGTTACATTCGTCCGAGCAATTTGTATAGATTTAGATTCATCTTCATTTGTAATAGTATCATAAGTATTATCATCTTTTGTTCTTTCTATATTACCATTGTTGAATATCTTAATTTTATCTTCTGCTTGCCTACCATCGGGGTCAATAAAACGTATAGGATTATTAAAAGCATAGTTATAAAGACTATACCTCGTCATTTTCTCCGCCAACGGATCAGCAACACCCCATCTTCCCATATCCGGCATATAAAACCTCGCCCCATAATCATACATACCTGTTTCCTGCAACTCTTTGCCGTTGTACTTATAACTATAATATCCTCCAAAATTAGAAGTACTAAGCATTCCTTCAATATGGTTTAAACCAAATGGATAATAGTTGTTGGTGTCGGTTATTTCAAGAGCGCCTTCGCTGTTTTTGGCAAAGCTTACTCTGGCATTGCCAAGGTGATCTCTGTACTGGTAAATATAGCGGTTTTGCAGGATAAAATAAAACCACCGCAATTGCAGTGGTTTTGTTTTTATTTGTGGACACCAGTGAGACGCTCGAGCCAGTGGGGGAACTTCCTTTTTAAATAAAAATATTTGTTCTCCTTAATAATTTTTTGTCATAGTATTTACATACAAAAGTAGCTTGGTAGTATTTTACTATAACCTACGCCCCATTTATCTTTTTTTGCATCTCCAATATCTATATAATCATAACCGTTTATAAAGGGAATTATAATGTCTTTTTTGCCATCAATTGATAATCTTATTTTTTTTACAGATTTATTTACCTTTTTGTAAGTAACCCCATAGCATCCTGATTCTGATACTGACTTAAAGTTGATGGAATCTTTATTATTAATAATTATCGTTTTTCCCTTAAAAGCAGCTCCATTGAACAATAATAAAATGTCATTATCTGTTTTTTGATATTCTTTAGGAATATCCTTAAAATATTCGTCTTCTGCAACTTTTTCATTACTAGTCTTTTCTGTTCGATCATCGTAATAATATTCAACAGAGAGATTTTTACAGCTATATAATAGTACTAAAATTATAAGGTAAAAAAATAGAAAGTATTTATTATTGTGTAATTTCATTTTTATTAATTTTTGGTTGTACTAGTTCGATTGTCTTTTTCATTTGATCAATTTGTTGTGGTAAAATATTTGTTCCTGTACCATCTCTCATAGACTTGTCAGGATTTCCTTCCGAATTTTGCTAATTATTTTTATTTTCTTGAGTATTTGAGACCTTGGAATCTTCCCAAATATGATTTAAACCCAAAGAATATGCTATCTCATGAGTTCTTCCTCTTGCAAGCGCGAACGTCCATAAACAAAATCATTAAGTTTATATATAGCTATTCTGAAAATTCAATTACAGATTAAGATTCTACAGATTGAAACAAAGCTGGTTGTCATCTAAGGTTTAAAAGTAATAAAACTTATAGTATAAACAAACCCTTGCAAAATGCAAGGGTTGTTATTTATTTTACTTTGGACACGAGTGAGACGCTCGCGCCAGCGGAGGGACTTTGACAGCGGAGTAATAATTATTCCTGACAATCTTCTAAGTCACTATTGAAACCTAACATTTGCTTTATTTCTTTTGTTCTATTTCCCATACAAATAAAATAAATCTTTCCCTTATCATCAAATCTAACTCCTAAATGAGGAGGAGAGTCATACATTATGTTTTTGTTAAAGGGTATTGAATGAAATGTTTTGGTTGTCTTAATATTTTTAAAATATTTATACAGAAGAATTTTATTATCAATATTATCCGTAATTATTACCACTTTGTATCCTTTATATTGAATAATAGTATCATTATCTGTAACAGCTCCGTCGCATTCAAAACAATTATATGAAAGACTAAAAATTTTATTTTTTGGATTTTCACTTTCAGATGACAAACCCATTAACAAATATGTTTTTGTTGGGTTAAATATTTCATTTTTTGATGAATAATAATTTATATAAGTATCAACAATATGA
The sequence above is a segment of the Chryseobacterium culicis genome. Coding sequences within it:
- a CDS encoding SMP-30/gluconolactonase/LRE family protein is translated as MKNIFKISMIGLVFALVNCQSVNYSKMFYEGVQPEMVSDKFSFTEGPSADKEGNVYFTDQPNDKIYYWDWKSNQVIEFLDKTGRANGTHFDKDGYLITCSDDQGEIWKISKDKKVEVLLKGFEGKRLNGPNDVWNDELGGMYFTDPLYERDYWTGFKQEIQHKSLYYRDKTGKVTKLDTFTQPNGIVGSEKLKKLYISDIDAGKTYVYDILGEGKLSEKKLFCEMGSDGMELDKHGNLYLTGDGVHVFSRLGKKIYHISIPEKWTSNVAFGGKNNNILFITASKSVYTFPTRVRGIK
- the ccoG gene encoding cytochrome c oxidase accessory protein CcoG; amino-acid sequence: MSAESNNIKSLEIENEDFRNSVGTMDESGKRKWIFPRKPKGKYTNYRNYTSYLLLALFFGLPFVKINNNPFLLINVIDRKFFILGQPFYLQDFFILALGAVTSVIFVMLFTVVFGRIFCGWLCPQTLFMEMVFRKIEYWIEGDRNKQMKLDRQEWDAEKIRKRVTKWSAFIFISLLCSTFMFMYIVGYEQVFQIMLEGPSEHPLKFITMIFFTMTFYFVFAWLREQVCTLVCPYGRLQGVLIDKQTINVYYDFKRGEGRAKWRNNEDRKAAGKGDCIDCNQCVVVCPTGIDIRNGQQLECVNCTACIDACDEVMEKVGLPKGLVRYATEDEIENQDKFRFTPRMKATTVILALLIGFLGFLMYDRGSMEAKFIKPAGSTFFIKNGKITNTFIYTLLNKSNEKKTLTIKVITPNHAEITYFGSEKIILKGDQILKGNINISFPEEEIKFSKQNMVIGVFDEKGKLIDSFETTFEGPFKLAL
- a CDS encoding AraC family transcriptional regulator, producing MNPISVLHIDLFQAGKNTSDFYFNTMKNHLVVGHRHIEKPHRHDFYAAVLFTKGSGVHEIDFQKYEVSEGSLFFLSPGQIHSWELSEDIDGYIFFCSQEFYEMHYVNQKLRNFPFFGSVSFPRKLQLDALELKKNSSLFQELGKEHQAKNIMKEGLILSLMSQIFIHAARLFSKDFDTLASAAGLSYFKHYQDFENLMEQNFTKHKSITHYASLLGISSKHLNRIAQTVVQKTATDVITERVVLEAKRMLMYLDESLVEIAFRLGYEEYSYFVRVFRKSSGMTPTQFMRKYKA
- a CDS encoding MerR family transcriptional regulator — its product is MKINLPDKLYYSIGEVAKAFDVNTSLIRYWEQEFPIIKPKKNRKGNRYFTPEDIKNLQMIYHLVKEKGYTLDGARIALTTNSKISETITLIDRLEFVKAELIKLKESLGERDGE
- a CDS encoding RHS repeat-associated core domain-containing protein, with amino-acid sequence MRWFYFILQNRYIYQYRDHLGNARVSFAKNSEGALEITDTNNYYPFGLNHIEGMLSTSNFGGYYSYKYNGKELQETGMYDYGARFYMPDMGRWGVADPLAEKMTRYSLYNYAFNNPIRFIDPDGRQAEDKIKIFNNGNIERTKDDNTYDTITNEDESKSIQIARTNVTEKNPTGDSQIGVEKTLAFETPGHDEIAGGTSYTYLQINDDTAAKQFFEFAGANTNVEFARDRFSFSDGFSSNIVGTNHSQNESVSSYFVVSHLNLGGNSFHIVDQVNSIDYDHSHPLNANIAPSGFSTGRFNGNKPTFYRIAGDGGDVRMAAQGGVFKSLHVYSSWKYPSSGKGYIKYDNTNATYVGQNK